The segment GCAGCGGCTGAACCGCAAGACGGTGACGGCGAAGATGCTGGAGGAATATCCCGCTTTCATCCGCGCCTATGACCTGCTGTTCGACGGTGAAGAGGATGTGCGTGCCCGCGGCTTTCTCGATCGGCGCGAGCGGCTGACTGAAATTATCGAGGCCGCGCCCCACGATCGCTTCGACCTCTCGCCGCTGGTCGATTTTACCTCCTGGGAGGAATTGGACCAATTGCGTTCCGCGCCGCCCGATCCGGTTATCGAAGGCGTCATGATCAAGCGCCGCGACAGCGCCTATCTCGCCGGCCGTGCCAAGGGGCCGTGGTTCAAATGGAAGCGCAACCCGTACAATGTCGATGCCGTGCTGATGTATGCCCAGCGCGGCCATGGCAAACGTTCCAGCTATTATTCCGATTTCACCTTCGGCGTCTGGTCGATGACGCCGGAGGGCGAGCAACTGGTGCCGGTCGGCAAGGCTTATTTCGGCTTCACGGATGCTGAGCTGGAGGTGCTCGATAAGTTCGTGCGGAACAATACGATCGATCGTTTCGGCCCGGTAAGGGCGGTCAGAGCCGATCGCGATTTCGGCTTCGTTCTAGAAGTCGCCTTCGAAGGGATAAACCGTTCGACGCGGCACAAATCCGGTGTCGCCATGCGTTTTCCGCGAATTGCCCGCCTCAGGCCCGACAAGCCGCCCTATGAGGCGGATCGGCTTGAAAATTTGGTGGCGCTGATTGACGCCAAGGCTCCCGCTGTTGATGAATAGGGCAGGTTGATTCCTCACTACAATGTGAGTTGGCCTCGTCTTTCAACCCGTGCAGATTTCGATCTGCCGGGCATATTTGGACAGATCATATGACAACGTCTGAAGACAACGCATTTCGCCCCAATCGCCGCACCGTTCTCGCCGGTCTCGCTGTAACACTTTTTGCTCCCAACATCGCGAAGGCTGCCGAAACCAAGACTGTCGAGAGAAAGATGGTCGAGGCCAATCCCGCTCTAACCGCTAAAATTGAAGACGCGCTGGCCGGTCCGCCGCTTCTGGCAGGCGATTATGCCAAAGAGCGGCACAAGTTTCGCACCGATCTTCTGAACAAGGGTCCGGCGCCTGACAAATATGAACCGTTGGTCGCACCATCAGACGCCGATCAGATTTTTTATCGCAGCGGTCTCGGCGGCGAGCTGGAACTTGTTGCCTGGGTGTCGCGCTACGAGCGTACGCCGAAGCCGAAGCCCGCCGTGCTTTTCCTCCATGGCGGTAATGCCATCGGTCAGGGCCATTGGCTGCTGGTGAAGCCATACGTCGAAGCCGGCTATGTGGTCATGATCCCGTCCATGCGCGGCGAAAACGGCCAAAAGGGGAATTTCTCGGGTTTCTACGACGAAGTTTCCGACGTTCTCGCTGCGTCCGATCGTCTGCGCCACCTGCCGGGCGTCGATCCGCATCGCCTCTTCCTCGCGGGTCACAGCATCGGCGGTACGCTGGCGATGTTGGCGGCAATGTCGGCCAAACGCTTCCGCGCCGCCGCTCCCATGTCAGGCAATCCGGATGCCTTCGCCTTCTTCCACCGTTATCCGGAGGATGTCCGCTTCAACACGAAGAATCCCCGCGAATTCCAGATGCGCTCGCCGATCTGCTATGCCCACAGTTTCAAATGTCCCTTGAAGGTCATGCACGCCAGCGAAGAGGTAACTTTGCAGGCCCGGGCGGCGCTGCTTTCCAAGCGTGCTCTTGCTGGCGGCGTCAAAATGGAATTGGCGACGGTTCAGGGCAATCACAACTCGGCGCTGCCGGGGGAGATCGAACAGAGCATCCAGTTTTTCAGGAGTGTGGCGGCTTAGTCCGATATCACAGTATCGCCAAACCCTTTAATTTTGCGTGTAGCGGCGTTATCCTAAGGCCATGGCCCAAGACAAGAGCGCCATGATTGTCCCTGCAGATTTTCCCGAGCTGAAAATGCTCGTCTGGAATCGCGATCCTCTGCGCCCAATCCCGTGTGAGGAGGCTTTCGCCCTTTACGAGCGCAACTGGCGTTTTGTCGAAACGGAAAAGTTGACCGACCGTGAGGCCCGGCTCATTCGCGAACTGACGGATGCGTTCGGGAATGGGATTCTGCTTGTTTCCTGATTTGACGTTTCTTCATCCTCGCTGCGTAAGTTTGAAAAGCAAATCGGGCACAGAATCATGACAACATTTGCGCGGCAAGAACACACGACGATCGCCGAGGCACTCGGATTGATGAACAGCGATTTTTTGCTGGTAAGCAAATGCTGGTTCGCCGGCGGCACGGCGATCGTCATGCAGCTTGATGAATACCGGTTATCTCTGGATGTTGATTTTCTTTGTGCCCATGCCGAAGGCTATCGGGCGTTGCGAAATGCCGCCGTTGAACGCGGTATAGCCGCTTTTTTCGCGCCGCCGGTCGAGGTCTTGAGAGAGCTCAGGATCGATCAATATGGTCTCCGCACTGTGGTTAGTCTGCGGGGGCAACCAATTCGCTTTGAGATCGTGCGCGAAGCGCGCATCGCGTTGAATGGGCAAGTCGATGATCGGTTAGGTGTTCCGATATTGGCTGTCACTGATATGTTTGCAGAGAAGCTGCTGGCGAATGCTGACCGCTGTCAAGATCGCGCGGTCGCTTATCGCGATGCGATCGACTTGGGCATGTTGATCGATCGTTACGGGCATATTCCTGATGATGCCGTCGATAAGTCCGTCGCCGCTTATGGCCTGGATATCCAAAGAAAGGTCGCTTGGGTGCTGACAAAACTCTGCGACGACGCGGAATTGCGACGCGCGGCGGACATATTGCAGATGGATGCAGATCTGGCTTTTGCAGCGATAGCAAAACTTGGAAAAGAAGCCGCCCGACTCTGGCCCGATATCGTCGTTAGTCCTTCTTAACCCAATAACCGATCTACTAGATCCGCCGCTGCCTCCGCAATGACCGTTCCAGGCGGGAAAATCGCGTCTGCGCCGGCAGCTTCCAATGCAGCGAAATCCTGAGGCGGGATCACGCCGCCGACGGCGATGAGGATGCGGCCGGCGTGGCGGCGGGTCAGCGCTTCCTTGAGTTCCGGCACCAGCGTCAGATGGCCGGCGGCTAGCGATGATGCGCCGATAATGTCGGCGCCCTCGCGAACCGCGAGATCGGCCACTTCCTCCGGCGTCTGGAACATCGCGCCGACGACGACATCGAAGCCGAGATCGGCGAAGGCTGTGGCAATGACCTTCTGTCCGCGGTCATGTCCGTCCTGCCCCATCTTGGCGACGAGGATGCGGGGCTTCTCGCCCTTTGCCTTGCGGAAAGCTTCCACCTTGGCAACCGCCTTGTTGAACAGAGGATCGGCCGTGCCGACTTCCTTGCGGTAGACGCCGGATATGGTTCTGATCTCCGCGACATGTCGGCCGTAGGCCTTTTCCAGCGCCAGTGAGATTTCGCCGACCGTTGCTCGTGCCCGCGCCGCCTTGACGGCGAAATCCAAGAGATTGCCGGTGCCGTTGCGCGCAGCATCCGTCAGTGCGTCCAAGGCGCTCTCCACGGCCTCCGTCTCACGCGTGCCCTTCAATTGCTGCAGTTTCGAGAGCTGGCGGGCGCGGACTTCGGAATTGTCCACCTTCAGCACGTCGACTTCGATATCCTGTTCCGGTCGCGAGAAGTTGACGCCGACGAC is part of the Rhizobium sp. CB3090 genome and harbors:
- a CDS encoding alpha/beta fold hydrolase produces the protein MTTSEDNAFRPNRRTVLAGLAVTLFAPNIAKAAETKTVERKMVEANPALTAKIEDALAGPPLLAGDYAKERHKFRTDLLNKGPAPDKYEPLVAPSDADQIFYRSGLGGELELVAWVSRYERTPKPKPAVLFLHGGNAIGQGHWLLVKPYVEAGYVVMIPSMRGENGQKGNFSGFYDEVSDVLAASDRLRHLPGVDPHRLFLAGHSIGGTLAMLAAMSAKRFRAAAPMSGNPDAFAFFHRYPEDVRFNTKNPREFQMRSPICYAHSFKCPLKVMHASEEVTLQARAALLSKRALAGGVKMELATVQGNHNSALPGEIEQSIQFFRSVAA
- a CDS encoding nucleotidyl transferase AbiEii/AbiGii toxin family protein gives rise to the protein MTTFARQEHTTIAEALGLMNSDFLLVSKCWFAGGTAIVMQLDEYRLSLDVDFLCAHAEGYRALRNAAVERGIAAFFAPPVEVLRELRIDQYGLRTVVSLRGQPIRFEIVREARIALNGQVDDRLGVPILAVTDMFAEKLLANADRCQDRAVAYRDAIDLGMLIDRYGHIPDDAVDKSVAAYGLDIQRKVAWVLTKLCDDAELRRAADILQMDADLAFAAIAKLGKEAARLWPDIVVSPS